The Lentzea guizhouensis genome contains a region encoding:
- the ftsE gene encoding cell division ATP-binding protein FtsE produces MIRLEHVSKVYKTSTRPALDDVSVEMEKGEFVFLIGPSGSGKSTFLRLLLREEVPTRGRVYVSNFDVAKMSRRRVPRLRQSIGCVFQDFRLLPTKTVAENVAFALEVIGKPRNTIVKVVPEVLQLVGLDGKEDRFPTELSGGEQQRVAIARAFVNRPLVLIADEPTGNLDPDTSQDIMLLLERINRTGTTVIMATHDHGIVDSMRRRVVELSYGKVVRDDARGVYGVGR; encoded by the coding sequence GTGATTCGCCTCGAACACGTTTCCAAGGTCTACAAGACCTCTACGCGTCCCGCGCTCGACGACGTGTCCGTCGAGATGGAGAAGGGCGAGTTCGTGTTCCTGATCGGGCCCTCGGGGTCCGGCAAGTCGACCTTCCTGCGCCTGCTGCTGCGCGAAGAAGTGCCGACCAGGGGACGCGTCTACGTCTCCAACTTCGACGTCGCCAAGATGTCGCGCCGCAGGGTCCCCCGCCTGCGCCAGTCGATCGGCTGCGTGTTCCAGGACTTCCGCCTGCTGCCGACGAAGACCGTCGCCGAGAACGTCGCGTTCGCGCTCGAGGTCATCGGCAAGCCCCGCAACACCATCGTCAAGGTGGTGCCCGAGGTGCTGCAGCTGGTCGGCCTCGACGGCAAGGAGGACCGGTTCCCCACCGAGCTCTCCGGTGGTGAGCAGCAGCGCGTCGCGATCGCCCGCGCGTTCGTGAACCGGCCGCTGGTGCTGATCGCCGACGAGCCGACCGGAAACCTGGACCCCGACACGAGCCAGGACATCATGTTGCTGCTGGAGCGGATCAACCGCACCGGCACGACCGTCATCATGGCCACCCACGACCACGGCATCGTCGACTCGATGCGCCGCCGCGTCGTGGAGCTGTCGTACGGCAAGGTCGTCCGTGATGACGCGCGCGGCGTTTACGGCGTCGGCCGCTAA
- a CDS encoding nucleotide disphospho-sugar-binding domain-containing protein: MAVFLLPERGHVLPALGLVEELVRRGHRVSVPVPTGLAEAVASTGATPLYYDTTIDFPMPASLYLAAKEAFVEAEITLPVLEQVLREDPPDLVLWDITTWSGAVIARRLGVPDLLVESLLTSNEHWSLGDAAVPPGGFGPDVVEFFTRVHAFVGSALPEFLTGVRRRIALFPREFQPEGDTFGDWHAFVGPCLASRPFQASWQPPGGRVVLATAATEVCARAAEGMPWHLVTTGVPAAPNVEVHDDIPQLAVLEHASVFVTNGGMAGVMEALHHGVPMIVVPRMTDQCLNGQRVEELGLGVVLDTATPEGVRSLVDQLASDSAISARVKDMQRMIHRAGGSTAAADVVEEELAR; this comes from the coding sequence ATGGCGGTCTTCCTCCTGCCGGAACGCGGGCACGTGCTGCCCGCGCTCGGGCTGGTGGAGGAGCTCGTGCGCCGCGGCCACCGGGTGAGCGTCCCGGTGCCCACCGGGCTCGCCGAGGCCGTCGCGAGCACCGGCGCCACCCCGCTGTACTACGACACGACGATCGACTTCCCGATGCCCGCGTCGCTCTACCTCGCGGCCAAGGAGGCGTTCGTCGAGGCGGAGATCACGCTGCCGGTGCTGGAGCAGGTCCTCCGCGAGGACCCGCCGGACCTGGTGCTGTGGGACATCACGACCTGGTCGGGCGCGGTGATCGCGCGGCGGCTGGGCGTGCCGGACCTGCTGGTGGAGAGCCTGCTGACGAGCAACGAGCACTGGTCGCTCGGTGACGCCGCGGTACCGCCCGGCGGGTTCGGTCCCGACGTGGTCGAGTTCTTCACCAGGGTGCACGCGTTCGTCGGCAGCGCGCTGCCGGAGTTCCTCACCGGTGTGCGGCGCAGGATCGCCCTGTTCCCCAGGGAGTTCCAGCCGGAGGGTGACACGTTCGGCGACTGGCACGCGTTCGTCGGACCGTGCCTGGCCTCCCGGCCGTTCCAGGCGAGCTGGCAACCGCCGGGCGGCCGGGTCGTGCTCGCGACGGCCGCGACGGAGGTGTGTGCGCGGGCGGCCGAGGGGATGCCGTGGCACCTGGTGACCACGGGTGTGCCGGCGGCGCCGAACGTCGAGGTGCACGACGACATCCCGCAGCTCGCCGTGCTGGAGCACGCGAGCGTGTTCGTCACGAACGGCGGGATGGCCGGGGTGATGGAGGCGTTGCACCACGGGGTGCCGATGATCGTGGTGCCGCGGATGACCGACCAGTGCCTCAACGGCCAGCGGGTCGAGGAGCTCGGCCTGGGCGTGGTGCTCGACACCGCAACCCCCGAGGGCGTGCGCTCGTTGGTCGACCAGCTGGCCTCGGACTCGGCGATCTCCGCCCGCGTCAAGGACATGCAGCGGATGATCCACCGGGCGGGCGGCAGCACCGCCGCCGCGGACGTCGTCGAAGAGGAGCTGGCACGGTGA
- a CDS encoding saccharopine dehydrogenase NADP-binding domain-containing protein: MGHHIAVYGASGLTGRFILAELEKRGRTPLPFGRAQATADDLAALDRALTGADAVINAAGPFAVTALPLIAAAERAGIPYVDVAAEIEANADTFARGASIPVVPAMAFFGGLADLLVTAAMADWPDASQAHVAYGLSGWQPTPGTLAAGAVSRDRRRGQRVRFRDGRLEHHDAAPPSLTWNFPSGPREVIGEFSMADIVTVPSHLAIPSVTSYMSVTAAQGLAAAGERSEPETFEVDVVVRRGAAERRLSVSGRDIYAVSAPLAVEAVERLLTGRFRVNGVASAGAMFDADDFLAALDGHLTRTWT; the protein is encoded by the coding sequence ATGGGACACCACATCGCGGTCTACGGCGCATCCGGCCTCACCGGGCGTTTCATCCTGGCGGAGCTGGAGAAGCGCGGTCGCACCCCGCTCCCGTTCGGCCGCGCCCAGGCCACCGCCGACGACCTCGCCGCCCTCGACCGGGCGCTGACCGGCGCGGACGCCGTGATCAACGCGGCCGGCCCGTTCGCCGTGACCGCCCTGCCCCTGATCGCCGCCGCCGAACGCGCCGGCATCCCGTACGTCGACGTGGCAGCCGAGATCGAGGCGAACGCCGACACGTTCGCCCGCGGCGCCTCCATTCCGGTCGTGCCCGCCATGGCGTTCTTCGGCGGCCTGGCCGACCTGCTGGTCACCGCCGCGATGGCCGACTGGCCGGACGCGTCGCAGGCCCACGTCGCCTACGGCCTGAGCGGCTGGCAACCGACCCCCGGCACGCTCGCCGCCGGGGCGGTCTCCCGCGACCGCCGCCGTGGTCAGCGGGTCCGGTTCCGCGACGGACGGCTCGAGCACCACGACGCCGCACCGCCTTCACTGACCTGGAACTTCCCCAGCGGGCCGCGGGAGGTCATCGGTGAGTTCTCGATGGCCGACATCGTGACCGTGCCCAGCCACCTGGCCATCCCGTCCGTCACCTCGTACATGTCGGTCACGGCGGCGCAGGGCCTGGCAGCCGCCGGTGAGCGCTCCGAACCGGAGACGTTCGAGGTGGACGTGGTGGTGCGGCGGGGTGCCGCGGAACGCCGGCTGTCGGTCTCGGGTCGCGACATCTACGCCGTCAGCGCACCGTTGGCCGTCGAGGCGGTGGAACGCCTGCTGACCGGCCGGTTCCGGGTGAACGGGGTGGCCTCGGCGGGCGCGATGTTCGACGCCGACGACTTCCTGGCCGCACTGGACGGCCACCTCACGCGTACATGGACGTGA
- a CDS encoding response regulator transcription factor — translation MRVVIAEDSVLLREGVQRLLADVGIETVAAVEDGDGLLDALTEHRPDLCVVDVRMPPTFTDEGLRAAIEARRRYPGLPVLVLSQYVEERYAVELLAGGASGVGYLLKERVADVSEFVEAVRRVADGGTSIDHEVITQLMVRSKKSPVDSLTPREREVLGLMAQGLSNTAIAATLVVSDGAVEKHVGNIFAKLGLEPSNSEHRRVRAVLAYLDS, via the coding sequence GTGCGCGTGGTGATCGCCGAGGACTCGGTGCTGCTGAGGGAGGGCGTGCAGCGGTTGCTCGCCGACGTGGGCATCGAGACCGTCGCGGCCGTGGAGGACGGGGACGGGCTGCTGGACGCCCTCACCGAGCACCGGCCCGACCTGTGCGTGGTGGACGTGCGGATGCCGCCGACGTTCACCGACGAGGGCCTGCGCGCCGCCATCGAGGCCCGCAGGCGCTACCCCGGGTTGCCGGTGCTGGTGCTGTCGCAGTACGTCGAGGAGCGCTACGCCGTCGAGCTCCTCGCGGGCGGTGCCAGCGGTGTCGGCTACCTGCTCAAGGAGCGGGTGGCGGACGTGTCCGAGTTCGTCGAGGCGGTCCGCAGGGTCGCGGACGGCGGCACGAGCATCGACCACGAGGTGATCACCCAGCTCATGGTGCGCAGCAAGAAGAGCCCCGTCGACTCGTTGACGCCGCGCGAACGCGAGGTGCTCGGGCTGATGGCGCAGGGACTGTCCAACACGGCCATCGCCGCGACGCTCGTGGTGTCCGACGGCGCGGTGGAGAAGCACGTCGGCAACATCTTCGCGAAGCTCGGCCTGGAACCGTCGAACTCGGAGCACCGCCGGGTGCGCGCGGTGCTCGCCTACTTGGACAGCTGA
- a CDS encoding amino acid permease, with amino-acid sequence MSNGQRIGARVLRRKPIDQLTHPGSEMRRTLGVGHLTMISIGATLGTGIFVVLGEAVPLAGPAIVVSFVLAGITALFSALSYAELAGLIPASGSSYSYTYATLGEIVAWVCGWCLVLEYGVSVAAVAVGWGQYVNELLHLVTGLRIPDAFSQPPGDGGIVNIPAVLVVVISMLVLLGGARGSARTNAILVYVKVGALLMFCAVAFTALKAGNLQPLFPLGLAGMSAGAATLFFSYIGFDAASTAGEEAKNPQRDLPRAIIISLVVITALYCAVALAAVGAMPWQTFEGTEAALSRVLTDNVDGAIWPILLSIGAVVATTSVVLTVLYGQTRILYAMSRDGLVPSIFAKLSPRTGVPFANTVVVGLFIAVLAALVPLGSLADATSIGTLFAFALVNVAVIILRRTEPDRPRSFRVPFSPVTPLLGLAFCVYMMFSLGLDTWIAFLAWMALGFVIYFAYSVRKARLEVSRDH; translated from the coding sequence ATGAGCAACGGACAGCGCATCGGGGCGCGGGTGTTGCGGCGCAAGCCGATCGACCAGCTGACCCATCCCGGCAGTGAGATGCGGCGCACGCTCGGTGTCGGCCACCTCACCATGATCAGCATCGGCGCGACGCTGGGTACCGGCATCTTCGTGGTGCTGGGCGAGGCGGTGCCGCTCGCGGGGCCGGCGATCGTGGTCTCGTTCGTGCTGGCGGGCATCACCGCGTTGTTCTCCGCGCTGTCCTACGCCGAGCTCGCGGGGCTCATCCCGGCGTCCGGGTCCTCGTACTCCTACACCTACGCCACGCTCGGCGAGATCGTCGCGTGGGTCTGCGGCTGGTGCCTGGTGCTGGAGTACGGCGTGTCGGTCGCGGCGGTCGCGGTCGGGTGGGGTCAGTACGTCAACGAGCTGCTGCACCTCGTCACCGGGCTGCGGATCCCGGACGCGTTCAGCCAGCCGCCCGGTGACGGCGGGATCGTCAACATCCCGGCCGTGCTGGTCGTGGTCATCTCGATGCTGGTGCTGCTGGGCGGTGCACGGGGTAGCGCGCGCACGAACGCGATCCTGGTGTACGTGAAGGTCGGCGCGTTGCTGATGTTCTGCGCAGTGGCGTTCACGGCGTTGAAGGCGGGCAACCTGCAGCCGTTGTTCCCGTTGGGGCTCGCGGGGATGAGCGCCGGTGCGGCTACGTTGTTCTTCTCCTACATCGGGTTCGACGCCGCCTCCACCGCCGGCGAGGAGGCGAAGAACCCGCAGCGCGACCTGCCGCGCGCGATCATCATCTCGCTGGTCGTGATCACCGCGCTGTACTGCGCTGTCGCACTCGCGGCGGTCGGGGCGATGCCGTGGCAGACGTTCGAGGGCACCGAGGCGGCGCTCAGCCGGGTGCTGACCGACAACGTCGACGGCGCGATCTGGCCGATCCTGCTGTCGATCGGTGCCGTGGTGGCCACGACGTCCGTGGTGCTGACCGTCCTCTACGGACAGACGCGCATCCTGTACGCGATGTCGCGCGACGGGCTGGTGCCGTCGATCTTCGCGAAGCTCAGCCCGCGCACCGGTGTGCCGTTCGCCAACACGGTCGTCGTCGGCCTGTTCATCGCGGTGCTCGCCGCGCTCGTGCCGCTGGGCTCGCTGGCGGACGCGACCAGCATCGGCACGCTGTTCGCGTTCGCGCTGGTCAACGTCGCGGTGATCATCCTGCGGCGCACCGAACCCGACCGGCCGCGCAGCTTCCGGGTGCCGTTCTCGCCGGTCACGCCGTTGCTGGGGCTCGCGTTCTGCGTCTACATGATGTTCAGCCTCGGCCTGGACACCTGGATCGCGTTCCTCGCCTGGATGGCGCTCGGGTTCGTCATCTACTTCGCTTACAGCGTCCGGAAGGCCCGCCTTGAGGTTTCACGCGATCACTGA
- a CDS encoding sensor histidine kinase, with translation MDVMRKPNALAAGFYLLTNLVTGIFWFTLSVVLVVVGFATSVLWVGIPILWLAMNVVRGGAAVERAWVGAALRTEIPRPYREKQPGTLWQRWKAQFTDPATWRDFGYLVLLLPVGALEFSSVLALWTVVVALIGVPFWISHAPFAVVVGDFWTIDSFTSALPIALIGLALIPFAVIGTRSLGALHGKFARAMLGPTRADELAIEAERLQSSRARGVEAAEAERRRIERDLHDGAQQRLVAVAMGLGRAKSKMDTDPDGAAELIAEAHADAKLAIKELRDLARGIYPSVLGDRGLDAALSALAARVPIEVDLQVDVDPRPPTAVESAAYFTVGEALTNITKHSNGTKATVRVNRVDTGVLVEVTDNGQGGAELKPGGGLAGLADRAATIDGVVVVVSPVGGPTVIRAELPCAW, from the coding sequence ATGGACGTCATGAGGAAACCGAACGCGCTCGCAGCCGGGTTCTACCTGCTGACCAACCTGGTGACCGGCATCTTCTGGTTCACCCTCAGCGTCGTGCTCGTCGTCGTGGGGTTCGCGACGTCGGTGCTCTGGGTCGGCATACCGATCCTCTGGCTCGCGATGAACGTCGTGCGGGGTGGCGCGGCGGTGGAGCGGGCGTGGGTCGGGGCCGCGTTGCGCACGGAGATACCGCGGCCGTACCGGGAGAAGCAGCCGGGGACGTTGTGGCAGCGGTGGAAGGCGCAGTTCACCGATCCGGCGACGTGGCGTGACTTCGGGTACCTGGTGCTCCTGCTGCCGGTCGGTGCGCTGGAGTTCTCCTCGGTGCTGGCGCTCTGGACCGTCGTGGTGGCGCTCATCGGCGTGCCCTTCTGGATCAGCCACGCGCCGTTCGCGGTGGTCGTCGGCGACTTCTGGACCATCGACTCGTTCACGTCGGCGTTGCCGATCGCGTTGATCGGGCTCGCGCTGATCCCGTTCGCGGTCATCGGCACCCGGTCGCTCGGTGCGCTGCACGGCAAGTTCGCCCGCGCCATGCTCGGGCCGACGCGGGCCGACGAGCTGGCGATCGAGGCGGAACGGCTGCAGTCCAGCCGGGCGCGTGGGGTCGAGGCGGCCGAGGCGGAGCGCCGGCGCATCGAGCGCGACCTGCACGACGGCGCGCAGCAGCGGCTCGTGGCGGTGGCGATGGGGCTGGGCCGGGCGAAGTCCAAGATGGACACCGACCCGGACGGTGCGGCCGAGCTGATCGCCGAGGCGCACGCGGACGCCAAGCTCGCCATCAAGGAGCTGCGGGACCTCGCGCGGGGCATCTACCCGTCGGTGCTCGGCGACCGCGGCCTGGACGCGGCGTTGTCCGCGCTCGCCGCCCGCGTGCCGATCGAGGTGGACCTGCAGGTCGACGTCGACCCGCGGCCGCCGACAGCGGTGGAGAGCGCCGCGTACTTCACCGTCGGCGAGGCGCTCACCAACATCACCAAGCACTCCAACGGCACCAAGGCGACCGTGCGGGTCAACCGGGTCGACACCGGGGTGCTGGTCGAGGTCACCGACAACGGTCAGGGTGGCGCCGAGCTGAAGCCGGGCGGCGGGCTCGCCGGGCTCGCGGACCGGGCTGCGACGATCGACGGTGTGGTTGTCGTCGTCAGCCCCGTGGGTGGGCCGACCGTGATTCGAGCGGAGTTGCCGTGCGCGTGGTGA
- the smpB gene encoding SsrA-binding protein SmpB, which translates to MVKERGQKVIASNRKARHDWTILDTYEAGIQLVGTEVKSLRMGRASLVDAFAQVDDGEIWLHALHIPEYVAGTWTNHEVRRKRKLLLHKSEIERLIGKTKESGLSLVPLQMYFKDGYVKVEIALAKGKKAYDKRQDLAKRDANREIAKAYGRALKGRY; encoded by the coding sequence ATGGTCAAGGAACGCGGGCAGAAGGTCATCGCGTCGAACCGCAAGGCTCGGCACGACTGGACCATTCTGGACACCTACGAGGCGGGCATTCAGCTCGTCGGCACCGAGGTGAAGAGCCTGCGCATGGGACGGGCGTCCCTGGTGGACGCCTTCGCCCAGGTCGACGACGGCGAGATCTGGCTGCACGCGTTGCACATCCCGGAGTACGTCGCGGGCACCTGGACGAACCACGAGGTCCGGCGCAAGCGGAAGCTCCTGCTGCACAAGAGCGAGATCGAACGGCTGATCGGCAAGACCAAGGAGTCCGGTCTCTCGCTCGTGCCGCTGCAGATGTACTTCAAGGACGGCTACGTCAAGGTCGAGATCGCCCTCGCGAAGGGCAAGAAGGCCTACGACAAGCGGCAGGACCTCGCCAAGCGCGACGCGAACCGCGAGATCGCGAAGGCGTACGGCAGGGCGTTGAAGGGCCGCTACTGA
- a CDS encoding AfsR/SARP family transcriptional regulator: protein MRLCALGPLEALSSGRPVKLGGAKPKALVAALLLEARQVVSVDRLVDLIWDDEPPKSAVALVHTYVSTLRRVFASHGESAVLVTRPPGYALLVEPSDIDVEEFAEGLRAALVAERELDHQRAAALYEQALGLWRGPVFGGVDASFVRFRADALEADRLSAQEGLARCELEIGRVASAASRMAVVTAAHPYREGALGLLMRAQYQSGRQSEALATYRTGRERLIAELGVEPGDELRDLHEQVLRGTLPVPAEKVRGLRSESVGPNQLPPDVVHFTGRAEQVDQLTALSRTATKTATVVISGVGGAGKSALAVHCAHRLAPEFPGGQLFADMHRAGRTVDAVEVLSRFLRVLGVSSADLPEDADERVELYRMTVAQRRLVVVLDNVRDERQVRMLLPGSGRCLLIITSRSRLTGIAGAASIELDLFSRTESVELLSRIVGQDRLSADLDSVSTITRLCGGIPLAIQVAGAKLLARPHWPLQAMAVRLLDKHRRLDELAVGDLAIRSSLELHYSELTAVQRRAFHLLTLLDLPDFGSWVAAPLLDIGTGEAEDVVEQLVDLRLVDVAGVDSLGHVRYRFHDLVQLFGADRASATEPVDVVAEAIGRTLATWRELVQIGAARLPRVTLGLSPVSRSAVEVDPKLVADVESSPTEWFASETTAVVRAVERAYELGVDELTTRLITSLLVSPFATRNEFDGWQRTHEVALGAARKSGNRRDEASLLASLGQLFYEKDDFAAALGHFQDSLEHATAVGDDAIRAVALVGIGTVQRDRGQFAAAYDSLTEAAGPADRVEDRSVTAAVKYGLGVVFRDRGDLDAAEGAFHECVDAYREAGDLRGQALAVRGLSLCRRAAGRAAEAADLSRQAVDLLTEAGDRLGATYARQSLSKALIRQGRLSGVREVLSACLDVCTAHRDRFGIALVTRTAGELALAENDLALAQQLLTSASELWRELELAVWDARTQRDLAAAKASSDPVAAHRHWAAALDVFRAAGSREAAELASTTPREWFDRIRLQTGL from the coding sequence ATGCGGTTGTGCGCGTTGGGGCCGTTGGAGGCACTGTCGTCAGGCCGGCCGGTGAAGCTCGGGGGAGCCAAGCCGAAGGCGTTGGTCGCGGCCCTGCTCCTGGAAGCGCGGCAGGTGGTCTCGGTCGACCGGCTGGTCGACCTCATCTGGGACGACGAACCGCCCAAGTCGGCGGTGGCGCTCGTGCACACGTACGTCTCCACGCTGCGCCGCGTGTTCGCGTCCCACGGCGAGTCCGCCGTGCTGGTGACCCGTCCACCCGGATACGCCCTCCTGGTCGAGCCGTCCGACATCGACGTCGAGGAGTTCGCCGAAGGCCTCCGGGCCGCCCTGGTGGCCGAGCGGGAGCTCGACCACCAGAGGGCGGCCGCGCTGTACGAGCAGGCGCTCGGGCTCTGGCGTGGTCCGGTGTTCGGTGGTGTCGACGCGTCCTTCGTCCGTTTCCGGGCCGACGCCCTCGAAGCGGACCGGCTCTCGGCACAGGAGGGGTTGGCGCGGTGTGAGCTGGAGATCGGCCGCGTCGCGTCGGCCGCCTCCCGGATGGCCGTCGTCACGGCCGCGCACCCCTACCGGGAGGGGGCACTCGGCCTGCTGATGCGGGCGCAGTACCAGAGCGGCCGGCAGTCGGAGGCACTGGCCACCTACCGGACGGGCCGTGAGCGGCTGATCGCCGAGCTGGGTGTCGAACCCGGCGACGAGCTGCGTGACCTGCATGAACAGGTTCTGCGAGGAACGCTGCCGGTCCCGGCCGAGAAGGTGCGGGGCCTGCGGAGCGAGTCGGTGGGGCCCAACCAGCTGCCGCCGGACGTCGTGCACTTCACCGGACGCGCGGAACAGGTCGACCAGCTGACCGCGCTGTCCAGAACGGCCACGAAGACGGCGACCGTGGTGATCTCGGGCGTCGGTGGCGCGGGGAAGTCGGCGCTCGCCGTGCACTGCGCGCACCGGCTCGCCCCGGAGTTCCCCGGCGGCCAGCTGTTCGCCGACATGCACCGCGCCGGTCGCACGGTCGACGCGGTCGAGGTGCTCAGCCGGTTCCTGCGCGTGCTCGGCGTGTCCAGCGCCGATCTGCCGGAGGACGCGGACGAACGAGTCGAGCTGTACCGGATGACGGTGGCGCAGCGGCGCCTGGTCGTCGTGCTGGACAACGTGCGCGACGAACGTCAGGTGCGCATGTTGCTGCCCGGTTCCGGACGCTGCCTGCTGATCATCACCAGCCGCTCCAGGCTGACCGGGATCGCCGGCGCGGCGTCGATCGAGCTCGACCTGTTCTCCCGCACCGAGTCGGTCGAACTGCTCAGCCGCATCGTCGGGCAGGACCGGCTCTCCGCCGACCTGGACTCCGTCTCGACCATCACCCGGCTGTGCGGTGGCATTCCGCTGGCCATCCAGGTCGCCGGCGCCAAGCTGCTGGCTCGCCCGCACTGGCCGTTGCAGGCGATGGCCGTGCGGCTGCTCGACAAGCACCGCAGGCTCGACGAGCTCGCCGTCGGAGATCTCGCGATCAGGTCGAGCCTGGAGCTGCACTACAGCGAGCTGACCGCTGTCCAACGCCGCGCCTTCCACCTGCTGACGCTGCTCGACCTGCCGGACTTCGGCTCGTGGGTCGCCGCACCGCTGCTGGACATCGGCACCGGTGAGGCCGAGGACGTCGTCGAACAGCTCGTGGACCTGCGGCTGGTCGACGTGGCGGGGGTCGACTCGCTCGGCCACGTGCGCTACCGGTTCCACGACCTCGTGCAGCTCTTCGGAGCCGACCGGGCGAGCGCCACCGAGCCCGTCGACGTCGTGGCCGAGGCGATCGGGCGCACCCTGGCGACCTGGCGCGAGCTGGTCCAGATCGGAGCCGCCCGGCTGCCGAGGGTGACGCTGGGGCTCAGCCCGGTGAGCCGGTCGGCCGTCGAGGTCGACCCGAAGCTCGTCGCCGACGTCGAGAGCAGTCCGACGGAGTGGTTCGCCTCGGAGACGACGGCCGTCGTGCGTGCCGTGGAACGCGCGTACGAGCTCGGCGTCGACGAGCTGACGACCCGGTTGATCACCTCGTTGCTGGTCTCGCCGTTCGCCACCCGCAACGAGTTCGACGGGTGGCAGCGGACCCACGAGGTGGCGCTCGGGGCGGCCAGGAAGTCCGGCAACAGGCGGGACGAGGCGAGTCTCCTCGCGAGTCTCGGCCAGCTCTTCTACGAGAAGGACGACTTCGCGGCCGCGCTCGGCCACTTCCAGGACTCGCTCGAGCACGCCACGGCGGTCGGGGACGACGCCATCCGAGCCGTCGCGCTCGTGGGGATCGGCACGGTGCAACGCGATCGCGGCCAGTTCGCCGCGGCGTACGACAGCCTGACGGAGGCAGCCGGACCGGCGGATCGGGTGGAAGACCGCAGCGTGACAGCGGCGGTGAAGTACGGCCTGGGTGTCGTCTTCCGCGACCGTGGTGATCTCGACGCCGCGGAGGGCGCGTTCCACGAGTGCGTCGACGCCTACCGCGAGGCGGGTGACCTCCGCGGTCAGGCACTCGCGGTGCGCGGCCTGAGCCTGTGCCGTCGAGCGGCGGGCAGGGCGGCGGAGGCCGCGGACCTCAGCCGGCAGGCCGTGGACCTCCTCACCGAGGCCGGTGACCGGCTCGGCGCCACCTATGCGAGGCAGTCGTTGAGCAAGGCCCTGATCCGGCAGGGACGGCTGAGCGGTGTGCGGGAGGTGCTGTCGGCCTGCCTCGACGTCTGCACCGCCCACCGGGACCGGTTCGGCATCGCCCTCGTGACGAGGACCGCGGGAGAGCTCGCACTGGCCGAGAACGACCTGGCCCTGGCTCAGCAGCTCCTCACGAGCGCTTCCGAGTTGTGGCGCGAGCTGGAGCTCGCCGTCTGGGACGCTCGCACGCAGCGCGACCTGGCTGCGGCCAAGGCGTCGTCCGACCCGGTGGCGGCTCACCGGCACTGGGCCGCTGCCCTGGACGTCTTCCGCGCGGCCGGCAGTCGTGAAGCCGCCGAACTGGCTTCGACGACGCCACGCGAATGGTTCGACCGGATCCGGCTTCAAACCGGCTTGTAG
- the menC gene encoding o-succinylbenzoate synthase — protein MKVERVELLHVAIPLVSPFRTSFGTMTTKDTFLLRVVTDTAQGWSEFAADPEPLYCSEFVGAAELVLADHLVPRVTPEVTAAQVAPRTHAVKGHKLAKAALETAVLDAELRSFGMPIGTFLGATTDKVPAGVSVGIKNSVPELLADVEGYLAEGYARIKLKIEPGWDVEPVRAVRERFGDVLLQVDANTAYTLADADHLRRLDEYDLLLIEQPLEEDDIRGHALLAQRIGTPICLDESITSARDAATAIALGACRIINVKPARVGGYLEARRIHDVAAAHGIPVWCGGMLETGIGRGPNLALAALPGFVLPGDVSASSRYFAEDLTEPFELRDGFMNVPAGPGIGVDPVPETLRRFTTATKVLYASD, from the coding sequence GTGAAGGTCGAACGCGTTGAGCTGCTGCACGTCGCGATCCCGCTGGTGTCGCCGTTCCGCACGTCGTTCGGCACGATGACGACGAAGGACACGTTCCTGCTGCGGGTCGTCACGGACACCGCGCAGGGCTGGTCGGAGTTCGCGGCCGACCCGGAACCGCTGTACTGCTCGGAGTTCGTCGGCGCCGCGGAACTGGTGCTGGCCGACCACCTCGTGCCCCGCGTGACGCCGGAGGTCACGGCCGCTCAGGTGGCACCGAGGACGCACGCGGTCAAGGGCCACAAGCTCGCCAAGGCCGCACTGGAGACCGCGGTCCTGGACGCCGAGCTGCGGTCGTTCGGGATGCCGATCGGCACGTTCCTGGGCGCCACCACCGACAAGGTGCCCGCGGGTGTCTCGGTCGGGATCAAGAACTCCGTCCCGGAGCTGCTCGCGGACGTCGAGGGCTACCTCGCCGAGGGCTACGCGCGGATCAAGCTCAAGATCGAGCCCGGCTGGGACGTCGAACCCGTGCGCGCGGTCCGCGAGCGCTTCGGCGACGTCCTGCTGCAGGTCGACGCGAACACCGCGTACACCCTCGCCGACGCCGACCACCTGCGCCGGCTCGACGAGTACGACCTGCTGCTGATCGAGCAGCCCCTCGAAGAGGACGACATCCGCGGCCACGCCCTGCTGGCGCAACGCATCGGCACGCCGATCTGCCTCGACGAGTCGATCACCTCGGCCAGGGACGCGGCCACCGCGATCGCGCTCGGCGCGTGCCGGATCATCAACGTCAAACCGGCGCGCGTCGGCGGTTACCTGGAGGCACGCCGGATCCACGACGTCGCCGCGGCGCACGGGATCCCGGTGTGGTGCGGCGGAATGCTCGAGACCGGCATCGGGCGCGGGCCGAACCTCGCGCTGGCCGCGTTGCCCGGTTTCGTGCTGCCCGGCGACGTCTCGGCGTCGAGCCGGTACTTCGCCGAGGACCTGACCGAGCCGTTCGAGCTGCGGGACGGCTTCATGAACGTGCCGGCCGGGCCGGGCATCGGCGTCGACCCGGTCCCGGAGACGCTGCGGCGCTTCACCACCGCGACGAAGGTCCTCTACGCCAGCGACTGA